A region from the Methylocella sp. genome encodes:
- a CDS encoding 2Fe-2S iron-sulfur cluster-binding protein, translating to MPKITFVDSSGEARTVDGEVGATVMEAAIRNAIPEIAAECGGGCACATCHVYVDEAWVSLTGKASDQEEDMLDFAYKVQPNSRLCCQIKIAAELDGLIVTTPDRQG from the coding sequence ATGCCAAAGATTACTTTTGTAGACTCTTCGGGCGAAGCCCGGACAGTTGATGGCGAAGTCGGCGCGACCGTTATGGAGGCCGCCATTCGCAACGCAATTCCGGAGATCGCCGCTGAATGCGGCGGCGGTTGCGCCTGCGCCACCTGCCATGTCTATGTCGATGAGGCGTGGGTCAGCTTGACCGGCAAGGCCAGCGATCAAGAAGAAGACATGTTGGATTTCGCCTATAAGGTGCAGCCTAACTCGCGTCTATGCTGCCAGATCAAGATCGCGGCGGAGCTTGATGGACTGATCGTCACGACGCCGGATCGCCAAGGCTAG
- the coaD gene encoding pantetheine-phosphate adenylyltransferase has protein sequence MARVAIYTGSFDPLTNGHVDVIESAARICDELVVGIGSHPGKTPLFSFEERAALIKQSCHDLLSARSCGLSVRVFSGLAIEAARTAGAQIMVRGLRDGSDFDYEMQMASMNAAMAPEIKTVFFAASPSVRHIAATLVRQIAGMGGDVSSFVPDAVIHALALKRQAIQ, from the coding sequence ATGGCGCGCGTCGCGATCTATACCGGCTCTTTCGACCCTTTGACCAATGGTCATGTCGACGTGATTGAAAGCGCGGCGCGGATCTGCGACGAGCTTGTCGTCGGCATTGGCTCGCACCCTGGCAAGACGCCGTTATTCAGCTTTGAAGAACGCGCGGCGCTGATCAAGCAGTCCTGTCATGATTTGCTGTCGGCGCGATCCTGCGGACTCTCGGTGCGCGTTTTCTCAGGCCTCGCGATCGAGGCGGCGCGCACAGCCGGCGCGCAAATCATGGTGCGCGGCCTCCGCGACGGCTCTGATTTTGACTATGAAATGCAAATGGCGAGCATGAATGCAGCCATGGCGCCCGAGATCAAGACAGTGTTTTTCGCCGCCTCCCCGTCCGTACGTCACATTGCCGCGACATTGGTGCGGCAGATCGCCGGCATGGGCGGCGACGTGTCGAGCTTCGTGCCGGACGCGGTCATCCACGCTCTAGCTCTCAAACGGCAGGCGATTCAATAA
- a CDS encoding NAD(P)/FAD-dependent oxidoreductase, giving the protein MSECIKTDVVIVGAGPAGLFAVFELGLLDIKCHLVDILQKAGGQCSELYPEKPIYDIPGYPIVTGQGLVDHLLRQIEPFHPTFHLGEMVDALEVLGTPEAPLFRVAFGSGQSFECKVIIVAAGGGSFQPKKPPIEGIEAYEGNSVFYAVRKMEDFRDKNVVIVGGGDSALDWTLNLQPIAKRLTLIHRRDDFRAAPHSVKAMRQLVAEEKIDLHIGQVSFLAGERGELSSLSLKGGDGAVREIACERLIPFFGLTMKLGPIAQWGLNLNENLIPVDTERFETNVPGIFAIGDINHYPGKLKLILCGFHEGALAAQKIHRYVYPDKKLTFQYTTSSSNLQKKLGVN; this is encoded by the coding sequence ATGAGTGAGTGCATCAAGACCGACGTCGTCATCGTCGGCGCCGGGCCAGCTGGCCTTTTCGCGGTCTTCGAACTTGGACTGCTCGACATCAAATGCCACCTCGTCGACATTTTGCAGAAAGCGGGCGGGCAATGCAGCGAGCTATACCCCGAGAAGCCGATTTATGACATTCCCGGCTATCCGATCGTGACCGGGCAGGGGCTCGTCGATCATTTGTTGCGTCAGATTGAGCCATTCCACCCGACCTTCCATCTTGGCGAAATGGTCGACGCTCTCGAGGTGTTGGGCACGCCGGAGGCCCCCCTCTTCCGGGTGGCTTTCGGCAGCGGCCAGAGCTTTGAATGCAAAGTGATTATCGTCGCGGCGGGCGGCGGCTCGTTCCAGCCGAAAAAGCCGCCGATCGAGGGCATTGAAGCCTATGAGGGCAATTCGGTGTTCTACGCCGTGCGCAAAATGGAAGACTTCCGCGACAAGAATGTCGTGATTGTCGGCGGCGGCGATTCCGCGCTCGACTGGACGCTCAATTTGCAGCCGATCGCCAAACGCCTGACGCTCATTCACCGCCGCGATGATTTCCGCGCCGCGCCGCATTCAGTCAAGGCGATGCGCCAGCTCGTCGCCGAAGAGAAGATCGATTTACACATTGGCCAAGTTTCCTTCTTGGCAGGGGAGAGGGGCGAACTTTCCTCTCTGTCTTTGAAGGGCGGCGATGGAGCCGTGCGCGAGATCGCCTGCGAGCGGCTGATTCCTTTCTTCGGACTTACGATGAAGCTCGGGCCGATCGCGCAGTGGGGCCTTAATCTCAATGAAAACCTGATTCCAGTCGACACCGAGCGTTTCGAGACCAACGTCCCGGGCATTTTCGCGATCGGCGACATCAACCATTATCCGGGCAAGCTGAAGCTTATCCTGTGCGGTTTCCATGAGGGCGCGCTGGCGGCGCAAAAGATCCATCGTTATGTCTATCCTGACAAGAAGCTGACATTCCAATACACGACGTCGTCCTCCAATCTACAAAAGAAACTCGGCGTGAATTGA